The Neobacillus sp. PS3-34 genome has a window encoding:
- a CDS encoding DUF5366 family protein: MKNTYLTSYFPLLSILLFSLSLAIGVEMPLLGFLQKTGIYKGMLEFFSESGVKLSLLALLTVLFFMVFAALKIVADTINELSLLFFSQDSDGESLKKVRNGPMIFLAGAAASLLSIQHVVGIAGVFALTALIYFIYFVFKVSGALNTPGLIGIIFFQVMAWSILILGVTYLAVKVYNSILASLPV, translated from the coding sequence ATGAAAAACACCTATTTAACAAGCTATTTTCCGCTATTATCTATATTATTGTTCAGTTTATCGCTAGCGATCGGAGTCGAGATGCCCCTTTTAGGTTTTTTGCAAAAAACAGGTATATATAAAGGGATGCTTGAATTCTTTTCGGAAAGCGGTGTAAAGCTTTCCTTATTAGCTCTATTAACCGTTTTGTTTTTTATGGTTTTCGCAGCTTTAAAAATAGTTGCCGACACAATCAATGAATTGTCACTGCTCTTTTTTTCGCAGGATTCTGACGGAGAAAGCCTGAAAAAGGTCAGGAATGGTCCGATGATCTTCCTAGCCGGTGCAGCAGCCTCATTGCTCAGCATTCAGCATGTCGTGGGGATAGCCGGGGTGTTTGCCCTGACTGCCTTGATTTACTTTATTTATTTCGTTTTCAAGGTGAGCGGTGCACTAAACACTCCTGGCCTGATTGGGATTATCTTTTTTCAAGTGATGGCATGGTCGATCCTGATTCTCGGTGTAACCTATCTAGCCGTTAAGGTATATAACAGCATCCTCGCGAGTTTGCCAGTTTGA
- a CDS encoding penicillin-binding transpeptidase domain-containing protein, whose protein sequence is MYAPFFERTHESLAKKISAAAFCDHGYCPENYGKAKYGNVTLESAFIHSYNTPAVRLLRQVGVNNAFKDLDKFHFQQVTAMDHVLPAAIGGFSVGMSPLEMTSAYTVFGNEGIYQPSHAITSVTDQHGKILYTWKDQETRVWSKETVGKIRALMRQTVLSGTAKKAFIPTSYAGGKTGTTNNYKDYWFIGLTDKMTIGVWVGKDKPESMETFEKKCPTF, encoded by the coding sequence GTGTACGCTCCATTTTTCGAGCGGACGCACGAATCTCTTGCAAAGAAAATAAGCGCTGCCGCATTTTGTGATCATGGTTATTGTCCTGAAAACTATGGAAAAGCCAAATACGGGAATGTCACGCTGGAAAGTGCCTTTATCCATTCCTATAATACACCTGCCGTCCGCCTCCTCAGGCAAGTGGGTGTCAATAACGCATTCAAGGACCTGGATAAATTCCACTTTCAGCAGGTCACTGCAATGGACCATGTTCTGCCTGCAGCTATCGGAGGTTTTTCAGTAGGCATGTCGCCTCTTGAAATGACAAGTGCTTATACCGTTTTTGGTAATGAAGGGATTTATCAGCCTTCACATGCCATCACCAGCGTCACGGACCAACACGGAAAGATTCTGTATACATGGAAGGACCAGGAAACAAGAGTTTGGAGCAAAGAGACAGTAGGAAAAATTCGTGCATTAATGAGGCAGACGGTTTTATCCGGAACCGCGAAAAAGGCGTTTATTCCAACATCATATGCCGGAGGAAAAACGGGTACGACTAACAATTATAAAGACTACTGGTTTATCGGGCTAACCGATAAAATGACCATTGGTGTGTGGGTGGGAAAGGACAAGCCCGAAAGCATGGAAACGTTTGAAAAGAAATGCCCCACCTTCTGA
- a CDS encoding transglycosylase domain-containing protein has translation MDEKIKIKNISLPQTSKILDQNGEVTAEISQGEIRYYLEAKEIPLFLKNIFVVSEDRNFYEHPGFDLNAMGRAMAINIKSGGISQGASTITQQLARNVYLNPQKTYNRKLSELLYAYQIERHLSKEKILELYLNAIYFQNGAYGLEAAAREYFNKHIQELTRGEQAFIAAIPNNPSLYDPLKHFQFTKSRQERLLDQMRAAGFISNVELTQIKAEPIHLNLQHKLDLYPDYTDYAEAELKELIKKEEGYDTLLANASGDDIKVVEEKLNRRFEDILHSGITVHTALDTKIQEQAQAAVKRNLPYRDVEGAAVAIRLKDHAVISLVGGKDYQRYNFNRHINHFGSQALP, from the coding sequence TTGGATGAAAAAATAAAAATTAAAAACATCAGTCTCCCGCAGACAAGCAAAATATTGGACCAAAATGGTGAGGTTACTGCAGAAATTTCCCAGGGTGAAATAAGATATTATCTTGAAGCAAAGGAAATACCTCTTTTCCTAAAAAATATCTTTGTAGTCTCAGAGGATCGAAATTTTTACGAACACCCCGGTTTCGATTTAAATGCAATGGGCCGTGCCATGGCAATCAATATAAAAAGCGGTGGTATATCCCAGGGAGCAAGTACCATTACACAGCAGCTGGCAAGAAACGTGTACCTTAATCCCCAAAAAACATATAACCGAAAACTGAGTGAGCTTTTATACGCTTATCAGATTGAACGGCATTTATCTAAGGAGAAAATCCTTGAACTTTATTTGAATGCGATTTATTTTCAGAACGGTGCCTATGGGCTTGAGGCGGCTGCCAGGGAGTATTTTAACAAGCATATTCAAGAGCTTACCCGGGGAGAACAGGCTTTTATTGCTGCTATACCAAACAATCCTTCCCTTTACGACCCGCTCAAGCATTTTCAATTTACGAAATCGCGCCAGGAGCGCCTGCTGGATCAAATGAGGGCGGCAGGATTCATAAGCAATGTTGAGTTGACACAAATAAAAGCGGAGCCCATCCACTTAAACTTACAGCATAAACTGGATCTATATCCTGATTATACCGATTATGCAGAGGCTGAATTAAAGGAATTGATTAAAAAAGAGGAAGGCTATGACACGTTGCTCGCAAATGCATCAGGCGATGACATTAAGGTCGTTGAGGAAAAATTGAATAGGCGATTTGAAGACATACTACACTCCGGAATAACGGTCCATACCGCCCTTGATACTAAGATTCAGGAACAGGCTCAGGCTGCGGTGAAAAGAAACCTCCCCTATCGCGATGTAGAGGGTGCAGCTGTCGCCATTCGCCTAAAAGATCATGCCGTGATTTCCCTTGTAGGAGGGAAAGATTACCAAAGGTATAACTTTAACCGGCATATCAATCATTTCGGCAGCCAGGCTCTGCCATAA
- the kapD gene encoding 3'-5' exonuclease KapD yields MKGRRQHLFIDFEFTMPERNVRMKEFYPEIIEVGIVSVIDNQIRQQFSAYVTPVQFPILSERCKSFLHITQKQVNEGISFFELIKKLEEFNQYYDNTIVTWGNMDMKVLRQNCSRAGVPFPFKATEMDLSMEYKRFFGDQNQTGLWKAVQEYGKEGTGKHHRALDDALTTYNIFKLVEKDKRYLEKHEPTTIGDRVDFSKLLNEFA; encoded by the coding sequence ATGAAAGGAAGGCGCCAGCATTTATTTATTGATTTTGAATTCACGATGCCAGAGAGAAATGTGCGTATGAAGGAATTTTATCCGGAAATCATCGAAGTGGGGATTGTTTCAGTTATTGATAATCAAATCCGCCAGCAATTTTCTGCGTATGTAACGCCTGTTCAATTTCCTATTTTATCTGAACGCTGCAAATCATTCTTACATATCACTCAAAAGCAGGTTAATGAGGGCATTTCATTTTTTGAACTTATTAAAAAGCTGGAGGAGTTTAACCAGTATTACGATAATACGATCGTGACATGGGGAAACATGGATATGAAGGTATTGCGGCAAAATTGCAGCCGCGCAGGGGTTCCATTCCCATTTAAAGCTACCGAAATGGACTTGTCGATGGAGTACAAACGTTTCTTTGGAGACCAAAATCAAACGGGCCTTTGGAAAGCGGTCCAGGAGTATGGAAAAGAAGGAACTGGCAAGCACCATCGGGCACTTGATGATGCGCTGACAACTTATAATATTTTTAAACTGGTTGAAAAAGATAAGCGTTATTTGGAAAAGCATGAACCTACAACAATTGGAGACAGGGTTGACTTTTCAAAACTATTGAATGAATTTGCATAA
- a CDS encoding kinase-associated lipoprotein B gives MSELKIGDSVTAIYKTGKYIGEITDIRPQHFLVRVLGVVKHPMQGDLHHPKDVEVGIFHERRALAFREQTNVPKNMVKPFADEVPDYMESLKTAVNKLKSELSDDSSPWSVQCLKNIEELEKDYFK, from the coding sequence ATGTCCGAGTTAAAAATCGGTGATAGTGTGACCGCCATCTATAAAACTGGAAAATATATAGGGGAAATAACAGATATTCGCCCACAGCACTTTTTAGTAAGAGTACTGGGTGTAGTGAAACATCCAATGCAGGGCGACCTGCACCATCCTAAGGATGTGGAGGTGGGAATATTCCATGAACGCCGCGCCCTAGCTTTCAGAGAACAGACGAACGTTCCCAAAAATATGGTCAAGCCATTCGCTGACGAGGTTCCTGACTATATGGAATCCTTGAAAACGGCTGTCAACAAACTAAAATCGGAGCTGAGTGATGACTCTTCACCTTGGAGTGTTCAATGCTTAAAGAATATCGAAGAACTGGAAAAGGATTATTTCAAATAA
- a CDS encoding superoxide dismutase family protein, whose translation MKKIWMLFPLLILTGCTEGNPKKVAVDMFNPAGDSLGTITLSEQPKGVKMEVNLSGLTAGEHAIHIHDKGKCEAPDFKSAGGHFNPDNKEHGLLHPKGAHAGDLPNLIVGGDGKVKAELMAPQVTLQNGKTSLFTKEGTSIVIHEGKDDGMAQPAGDSGNRIACGEISKNKKGQKNSQDEKQ comes from the coding sequence ATGAAAAAAATCTGGATGCTGTTTCCGCTGTTAATTTTAACAGGATGTACGGAAGGTAATCCGAAGAAGGTTGCTGTGGATATGTTTAATCCTGCTGGTGATTCACTTGGCACGATCACATTATCCGAACAGCCTAAGGGAGTAAAAATGGAAGTGAATCTAAGCGGGCTAACAGCCGGGGAGCATGCAATCCATATCCACGACAAAGGAAAATGTGAAGCACCTGATTTTAAATCGGCAGGCGGGCACTTTAATCCTGATAATAAAGAGCACGGTCTGCTCCATCCAAAAGGGGCACATGCCGGTGATCTTCCTAATTTAATTGTTGGCGGAGATGGAAAAGTGAAGGCAGAGCTCATGGCCCCTCAAGTTACTTTACAGAATGGAAAAACATCCTTGTTTACGAAGGAAGGCACCTCGATTGTTATCCATGAAGGCAAAGACGATGGAATGGCACAGCCCGCTGGTGATTCCGGCAACCGGATAGCATGCGGTGAAATTTCAAAGAATAAAAAAGGGCAGAAAAATTCCCAGGACGAGAAACAATAA
- the pgmB gene encoding beta-phosphoglucomutase, whose translation MIQSLKAIIFDLDGVITDTAEYHYLAWKALGEEVDIPFTREFNEELKGISRMDSLEKILLLGGRQNDFTIEEKTALAEKKNAHYCRLIEGITPADLLPGIKDLIATLKAEGLKLGLASVSKNAFTVMDRLELTSQFDTIVDAAKILKGKPDPEIFLKAAEQLGVEPSECIGIEDAAAGVDSIKGAGMFAVGIGSEETLSKADIVYENTEKVSFEEIVKAYQNK comes from the coding sequence ATGATACAATCACTAAAAGCGATAATTTTTGACCTTGATGGGGTTATTACAGATACAGCAGAATATCATTATCTTGCCTGGAAGGCATTGGGGGAAGAAGTGGATATCCCTTTTACAAGGGAATTCAATGAGGAATTAAAGGGAATCTCACGGATGGATTCGCTTGAAAAAATTCTTCTTCTCGGTGGCCGGCAGAATGATTTTACGATTGAAGAAAAAACGGCCCTTGCTGAAAAGAAAAATGCTCATTATTGCCGTCTGATTGAAGGCATCACTCCCGCTGATTTATTGCCAGGCATTAAAGACCTGATTGCGACATTGAAGGCAGAGGGCTTAAAGCTTGGGCTCGCTTCTGTAAGCAAGAATGCTTTCACAGTCATGGACCGGCTTGAATTGACATCGCAATTTGACACAATTGTAGATGCTGCGAAAATTTTAAAAGGAAAGCCAGATCCTGAAATTTTCTTAAAGGCAGCAGAGCAGCTTGGAGTAGAACCATCTGAGTGTATTGGAATTGAGGATGCGGCGGCAGGTGTTGACTCGATAAAAGGGGCTGGAATGTTCGCGGTTGGAATCGGCAGTGAAGAGACTCTTTCGAAGGCTGACATCGTATACGAAAACACCGAAAAGGTTTCCTTTGAAGAAATTGTAAAAGCCTATCAAAATAAATAA
- the cls gene encoding cardiolipin synthase encodes MKKRRIEFLFLILLTVAVYIVFFSGYSWRIKLVAGLFYAVMILISIYSLMLENRSAQHTLVWIYVLVFIPLIGYAFYLYSGQLYLKGYLFQSKRRNDRETWQRLMRSETKPDLTFLQDQQQGFARFAMNASPTPLSTSSRAYVLKNGKETFAEIKRRLREAEEFIHIEYYIFRSDRLGKEIIDILMEKAKAGVEVLFIFDAAGSMSLAASDIALMIEAGIKVQPFSPLKYGFFNQKFNFRNHRKIIIIDGKIGFVGGLNVGVEYLGEDKSIGHWRDSHMILEGEAVYTLHTVFLLDWEYVSREKVLEKHRAIRSPIETDELDGAVQVVASGPDTQQGIMSDFYYSLISSATQSIWIATPYFVPDEAIRTALRVAAAKGVEVRILVPEINDSFLTEYASRSYFPELLLYGVEIYSYKKGFLHQKIIIVDGNLASIGTANMDMRSFHLNFEVNVFLYGCSAIRDLVAHYEQDMKESEKIRPVEFYKRGLVNRSKESFARLFSGVL; translated from the coding sequence ATGAAAAAGCGGAGAATAGAGTTTTTATTTCTTATTTTATTGACAGTTGCTGTATATATTGTTTTTTTTAGTGGTTACAGCTGGCGGATCAAACTGGTGGCGGGACTATTCTATGCAGTGATGATTCTAATCAGCATTTATTCATTGATGCTCGAAAACCGCTCAGCCCAGCACACCCTTGTGTGGATTTATGTACTCGTGTTTATCCCCCTGATAGGCTATGCATTTTACCTTTATTCCGGGCAGCTTTATTTAAAAGGGTACCTGTTTCAAAGTAAACGCCGAAATGACCGTGAGACATGGCAAAGATTAATGAGATCGGAAACAAAGCCGGATTTAACCTTCCTACAGGATCAGCAGCAAGGCTTTGCCCGGTTTGCAATGAATGCATCACCTACCCCTCTCAGCACCTCTTCACGGGCATACGTCCTGAAAAATGGAAAGGAAACTTTCGCTGAAATAAAAAGAAGGCTAAGAGAAGCAGAGGAATTTATCCATATAGAATACTATATTTTCCGATCTGACCGGCTCGGGAAGGAAATAATTGATATCCTGATGGAAAAAGCCAAAGCGGGTGTAGAGGTTCTGTTTATTTTTGATGCTGCGGGCAGCATGAGTCTAGCAGCGAGTGATATTGCGCTAATGATCGAGGCAGGAATTAAAGTCCAGCCGTTTTCGCCGCTGAAGTATGGTTTTTTTAACCAGAAGTTCAACTTCCGGAATCACCGGAAAATTATTATCATTGACGGGAAAATTGGTTTTGTGGGAGGGCTGAATGTTGGAGTCGAATATCTGGGTGAGGATAAAAGTATCGGCCACTGGCGGGATAGCCATATGATTCTTGAAGGAGAAGCAGTGTATACTCTCCATACGGTTTTCCTGCTGGATTGGGAGTATGTCAGCCGTGAAAAGGTTCTTGAGAAACACCGGGCAATAAGGTCTCCAATTGAAACGGACGAGCTGGACGGTGCCGTGCAGGTGGTGGCAAGTGGACCTGATACACAACAGGGTATCATGAGTGATTTTTATTATTCGCTTATATCGTCTGCCACCCAGTCTATTTGGATCGCTACACCCTATTTTGTTCCTGATGAAGCCATACGGACCGCACTAAGGGTAGCTGCCGCAAAAGGTGTGGAAGTGAGGATACTCGTACCGGAAATAAATGATAGTTTTTTAACGGAATATGCCAGCCGATCCTATTTCCCTGAGCTATTGCTCTATGGTGTTGAAATCTATTCTTATAAAAAGGGATTTCTTCATCAAAAAATTATCATTGTCGATGGAAATCTTGCGTCAATTGGAACCGCCAATATGGACATGCGCAGCTTCCACTTGAATTTTGAAGTAAATGTATTTTTATATGGATGCAGCGCAATTCGTGATTTAGTGGCCCATTATGAACAGGATATGAAGGAAAGTGAAAAAATAAGACCAGTCGAGTTTTATAAAAGGGGATTGGTCAATCGATCAAAGGAATCCTTTGCACGATTGTTTTCAGGTGTATTATAA